Proteins from a genomic interval of Spea bombifrons isolate aSpeBom1 chromosome 4, aSpeBom1.2.pri, whole genome shotgun sequence:
- the LRCH4 gene encoding leucine-rich repeat and calponin homology domain-containing protein 4: MAAGNDDDEGGGGDGDPDLCAPEGTVGPGGRRSVEKAVEEAASTGFLNLSGRRMKELPGCARNHDLSDLTRADLSRNRFAEIPGDVCRLISLESLNLYHNCLRSVPPAASHLQVLTYLNPEPPLLSSLPPHVCRLPLTVLIASNNRLTSLPEELGAMTTLRQLDVSCNEIQTLPAQMGSLLSLRELNVRRNQLSALPEELAELPLTRLDFSCNRVTRIPICYRHMRHLQTVTLDNNPLQFPPAQICLKGKVHIFKYLNLEACSQPDAGKLSRPTSFTACLTDDIYPSRTYGGLDSGFNSVDSGSKRWSGNESADDFSDLSFRIAGLGRDVRQSAERHNGLEGDAEHTDFIDGGTNGEEEDDARSESGLQMVVTPQDKRRPDHHSTPRTEEKTLIYGAAASPPSPSTRQDLAAEERRRPETLLIWKERERQQLQQKQEGVRRASVPRGESIQRVPSYPSTPPPARGAQTDSSSDNCRSQDQGCQTANSVSPPAGSTGRIGDPSACSSHKPSSFLFRSCSRGAVRMVQASGPSEQSVPESRSPVRLRSSQPLPDEKALLEQLRQDIESRLKVTLQEPLCEALSNGVALCQLLNHLRPRSIPSIHVPSPAVPKLNAVKRRRNVDSFLEACRKLGVPEDSICSPHDILDCDGVHNLFATVQSLLRQSPPSSRP, encoded by the exons ATGGCGGCGGGTAACGATGACGACGAAGGCGGCGGTGGGGACGGGGACCCTGATCTCTGCGCCCCCGAGGGCACCGTGGGGCCCGGAGGCAGGAGGAGCGTGGAGAAAGCCGTGGAAGAGGCGGCCAGCACTGGGTTTCTTAATCTATCCGGCCGCCGAATGAAGGAACTACCGGGGTGCGCTCGGAACCACGACCTGAGCGACCTTACCCGGGCCG ATCTGTCGAGGAACCGGTTTGCGGAGATCCCGGGCGACGTCTGCCGGCTCATCTCTCTGGAGTCCCTGAATCTTTACCACAACTGCCTCCGCAGCGTCCCGCCGGCCGCCTCCCACCTCCAGGTGCTGACCTACCTGAAC CCGGAacctcctctcctctcctctctgcCTCCCCACGTCTGCCGCCTGCCGCTCACCGTCCTCATCGCCTCCAACAACCGGCTGACGTCTCTGCCCGAGGAGCTGGGCGCCATGACAACGCTACGCCAGCTG GACGTGAGCTGCAATGAAATTCAGACGCTGCCGGCACAGATGGGCTCTCTGCTGTCTCTCCGCGAGTTAAACGTCCGCAGGAACCAGCTGTCGGCGCTGCCCGAGG AGCTTGCAGAGCTGCCTCTGACGCGCCTGGACTTCTCCTGTAACCGCGTCACCCGCATCCCGATCTGTTACCGGCACATGCGCCACCTCCAGACTGTCACGTTGGACAACAACCCGCTGCAGTTCCCCCCTGCGCAG ATTTGTCTGAAAGGCAAAGTTCACATCTTCAAATACCTGAACCTCGAGGCCTGCAGCCAACCGGACGCGGGCAAGCTGAGCCGCCCCACAAGCTTCACCGCGTG cCTGACGGACGATATCTACCCCTCGCGGACGTACGGGGGACTGGACTCCGGCTTCAACAGCGTGGACAGCGGCAGCAAGAGGTGGTCGGGCAACGAG TCCGCGGACGACTTCTCCGACCTGTCGTTCAGGATCGCGGGGCTGGGCAGAGACGTGAGGCAGTCCGCCGAGAGGCACAACGGGCTCG AGGGAGACGCCGAGCACACGGACTTCATCGACGGCGGCACAAACGGGGAGGAAGAGGACGACGCCAGGTCAGAGAGCGGCCTTCAGATGGTGGTCACGCCTCAG GATAAGCGGAGACCTGATCATCATTCTACACCCCGGACAGAGGAGAAGACCCTGATCTATGG ggctgcagcttcccctCCATCCCCCAGCACCCGACAGGACCTCGCCGCGGAGGAGCGACGTCGGCCAGAGACGCTTCTCATCTGGAAGGAGAGAGAgcggcagcagctgcagcagaagCAGGAGGGCGTGCGCCGGGCGTCCGTGCCGCGGGGCGAGAG CATACAGAGAGTGCCGTCGTACCCATCTACCCCGCCTCCAGCACGCGGCGCCCAGACGGA cagCTCGTCTGATAATTGCAGATCACAGGATCAG GGCTGTCAGACAGCAAACTCCGTCTCGCCCCCCGCCGGGTCCACCGGGAGGATCGGAG ACCCCTCGGCCTGCTCCTCTCACAAACCCAGCAGCTTCCTCTTCAGATCGTGTTCCCGAGGAGCCGTGCGGATGGTGCAAG CTTCGGGCCCCTCGGAGCAGAGCGTCCCGGAGTCTCGCAGCCCTGTCCGGTTACGAAGTTCCCAGCCGTTACCGGATGAAAAAGCTCTGCTGGAGCAGCTCCGCCAG GACATCGAGTCTCGTCTGAAGGTGACTCTCCAGGAGCCCCTGTGTGAAGCTTTGTCTAACGGGGTCGCCCTGTGCCAGCTGCTCAACCACCTGCGTCCCCGCTCCATCCCCTCCATTCATGTGCCGTCCCCCGCTGTG CCGAAGCTGAACGCAGTGAAGAGGCGTCGGAACGTGGACAGTTTTCTGGAGGCTTGCCGGAAGCTTGGCGTTCCCGAG GATTCCATCTGTTCTCCTCATGACATCCTGGATTGCGACGGAGTCCACAACCTGTTCGCCACCGTCCAGTCCCTCCTGCGGCAGAGTCCCCCGTCCTCTAGACCGTGA